CCGGCGGCATTGTCTCCACCAGCACCACCATGCCGTAAGTGACTGGAAAAAACCATAGATGCACCCCAATGGCGACAGTACTACTGCCGATTCGACGAAAACCATCACCTATCTTCACGGCGCCGGTGGTGACAGCCTGATACGCCAGTCGAAGAATAAACATCATCCCCCACACCGTCGAGAGCAATCCGACCATTGTCCCAAGCCATGCCACAGTAATTGCTAGCAGTGGACTGATAAACAACGATGACCACAGATGGGGAAACAGCAGCGAAATCGAGCCGCTGGCAAAAAACAGCACATGAAAACCGAGTGTGGCACCACCGGTCACTAGCGCAAGAATGAGGACGGCCAACAGCCACACGGGAAACTGTTGATGCACGAGCCGCAGCGCACTTGCAAAACTGGGACGTTCCAAAACAGATGGTTTCGCAACCTTGGCAGGTTGCAGTTCGCCCGATCCCGCAGCTACCCCGGCGACACCTGCAGGTGGATGATCCTGAGTGCCGAAGTGTCCTGGTGGTGCCCATGGCGCGAATCCTGGATGTTCCACCGGTACCGGGAGCTGCCAAGGATGAGCGGAAAAACTAGCGGACTGTCCACCGGCACAGGGTGCGGTGGTGTCGTGCGGTACAGGAGGCTGCAGCAAAGGCATGGGGTTATTGGCCGCAGGCGAGGCCATTGAACTACTCCCCCACTGGTCAAGCCGATATTGCGGATACGAACCTGGCGGAACACCTAGCGATGGTGATGTTATTTCGGGCGCATGCGTCACATATTGCTGTGGCAACACCGGTCCGCCCGGCACAGCTTGAGAAGGTGGAGGAAATCCAGCGTTCGGTTGAGCAGACCAAGCATCAACAGCGGCCTGACTGTGCTGTGCCCCAGCCTGCTGATGCGGTTGAGTACCCCACATAACTTTCTCCCCTTTTACCGGAACCGAAAACACCTTCCGGGGTGCCTAGCCTGCAACATCCCAACGTGGGATCTTGCGCTAGCAGTGGGCTTTCGCGGCTCAGGCTCTCACCAAGGTTGACTGGGTCGGCGATGTCTGCCCCGTGCATTGTCGCTGATCCACACCGCTTCACCCCGCCGGTAGCGAGTACGAATCTCCCCCAGCATCTTCGCCCTAGCCTGGTGTACCCCTAGATTGCAGACACCCCCCAGGCAGCCACGACTATCAACCTATCTTCAAGCAATCCCACCACCGGATAGTGAGGACCCGAGCCGAATCCCCCGAATCGGCATGGACGGAAAACATCCGTTACGGTCGTGCTTGCAGTATGAGATTAACAATCGTGGCTGCCCGACTCTCGATTGAGCTCACCGGCAAATATTGGTGTGAATATTCACCGACCCAATCAAGACGCCTCTGCACTGCAGAGGCAGCCCCTGAATGAAACAGAGGACTAATCCTCTCTTTCGGTAACGCGTCCCCCCGGAGGTTGGATTCCCGGTTGAATGCGTTGCTTATATTTGTACTCACCTCCCCAAAATTTGCCAAGCAATTGTGACGGAGTACACAGCAAAGGTGATACTTCTCCTCGATTTTACCCACGAAAGATATGACCAACATTTTATAGGGTAAAAACCTATAACGCCTGTTCAAAGGCTATTTTAGGGCAAATTTCAAGCATGAAAGATATGCCCTTTTTGACCAATATCGACTATTTGCAGCCACCCCCATATCGGGCAATGCATGAATGTATATTGTCCGCTCTTGCGAGGAAGTGGCACCAATGCAACAGCTAGGTACAATGTTCCCTTGTCATGACTGCATATCCCCAGCACACCGGCAATAACGAAGCAGGCCACAGCAACAGCACCGCACATCCGCCAGCAAACCACACAGCAGCGGACAAGAACGCAACCCCACAGCCACGCAGCAACAAAGCACGCCACCCGCAGCGCACGCACCGGACCAACGGTAAAAAGGCCAGCAAGCAGCACGACGACGCCCGTCAAACAGCGCCCACTATCGCAGAACTGCGCGAACAACTCGATGAGATGACCACCGCCAACCAGCGGCGATTCCGGGCACGATTACACAAAGCACGATCACCACAGGCGCGGCGCGCCATCGCCAACGATATTGCCCGGGCTCGCGCGGACTACGCGGCCAAGCTAGCAGCAATCCCACCAATCACCTATCCCGAACAACTTCCAGTCACCGCCCGGCGAGACGACATTGCCGAAGCAATCAATACCCATCAAGTCGTCATCATTGCCGGTGAAACCGGCTCCGGAAAAACCACACAAATACCAAAGATCTGCCTCGAACTCGGCCGCGGCCGACACGGCATGATTGGCCACACCCAGCCACGTCGATTGGCTGCCCGAACCGTTGCTGAACGTATCGCCGACGAACTGGCACAACCTATTGGCACCACTGTCGGTTACGCCATCCGTTTTGACGACCGAGTAAGTAACACCACCGCCATCAAACTCATGACTGACGGTATCTTGCTCACAGAGATGACCCGCGATCGGTATCTCAACGCCTACGACACGATCATCATTGACGAAGCACATGAGCGCAGTCTCAACATTGACTTTCTGCTCGGCTACCTCAAAGAGATCTTGCCGAAACGCCCCGATCTCAAAGTCATCATCACCTCCGCAACTATCGACCCGGAACGGTTTGCCAATCATTTCACCGACTCCGCCGGGAACCCTGCCCCAATCATTGAAGTATCCGGGCGAACATATCCCGTAGAAATTCGCTATCGGCCACTGGTACACACCGACGCCGATGGCAAAGAATTCGACATTGACCCTATCGACGGGCTCCTTGATGCACTCAAAGAGCTTATGCGTGAAGGCAGCGGAGACATTTTATGTTTCTTTGCTGGTGAAGCTGACATCCGCGATGCGCAAGAAGCAATTGAAGGGGCAAAGTTCACCAACGTCGAGGTGGTGCCGCTTTTCGGGCGCCTATCAAACCAAGATCAGCACAAAGTATTTCGGCCGCACTCCCGCCGACGCATTGTGTTAGCCACCAATATTGCCGAAACATCACTCACCGTGCCCGGTATTCACTATGTGGTGGATACTGGATTTGCTCGAATATCGCGCTACTCGTCGCGTACCAAAGTCCAACGCCTGCCGATCGAACCAATCTCGCAAGCCAGCGCACAACAGCGATCAGGTCGCTGCGGTCGTGTCGCCGACGGTGTAGCCATTCGACTCTATTCGGAACAAGACTTCCTCGCCCGACCCGAATTTACCGATCCGGAAATTTTACGAACCTCCCTAGCCGCGGTCATTTTGCAGATGGCTGCGCTACGCCTCGGTGACATCACCGAATTTCCGTTTATCGAGCCCCCTGAAACGAAACAAGTCCGTGACGGGCTGTTGCTACTTCACGAACTTGGTGCACTCGATAATCAAGAAGTATCCGGCGGTCCGAAGCTCACTGACATTGGGCGGGCGCTGGCACGAATCCCGGTAGACCCACGCATGGGGCGCATGCTGTACGAGGCTCGCACCAACGGGGTGCTCTACGAAGTCATGATTATTGTTGCGGCTCTGACGATTCAAGACGTTCGCGAGCGTCCTTTGGAATTTCAAGCCCAAGCGGATCAAGCCCATGCACGCTTCCACCATGCAACATCCGACTTCCTTGCCTACTTGCAGCTATGGCGCTACCTTACTTCGCAACGCGCAGCCCTGTCCGGTAATCAATTCCGCAAAACGCTTGCCCGCGAATATTTGCACTATATGCGGGTGCGCGAATGGTTTGATCTGTTGCGGCAGCTCAACAGTGTGGTCGAACAACTTGGCTGGAACGTCACCGAAACGCTTCCTGAAACAGTCGACGAAGATCGCATCCACCAGTCTCTGCTGGCAGGGTTGCTCTCCCATATCGGGGTGAAACAAGCCGACAGCAAAGAATACGCCGGTGCCCGTAACACCAAGTTTATGATCTTCCCAGGATCCCGCTTGGCGAAAAAACCACCGCAAGCTGTGATGGCTGCTGAGCTGGTTGAAACCAGCCGACTGTGGGCTCGAGATGTCGGTAAAATTCAGCTGTCATGGGTTGAGTCACTGGCTCCTCACCTGTTGCGACACAACTATTCCGAACCTCACTGGTCGACAAAGCGACGCGCCGCGATGGTATATCAAAAATCGACGCTGTACGGGGTCACAGTCGTCACTGATCGCCTCGTCCCATACCACCGTGTCGATCCACATGCGGCACGTTCGCTGTTTATTCGCCATGCCCTGGTCTATGGCGAATGGTCTACCCATCACGAATTCTTCCACAACAATCGACGCAAACTCGATGAGGCAGTCGAATTGGAAGAAAAAGCTCGACGCCGTGACATTGTTGTCGACGAGGACACCCTCTTTGACTTCTACGATGCCAAGTTACCGGCATCGATTACCACCGGCACGCTGTTTGATCATTGGTGGAAAAAACAGCGTCGCAGCAATCCCGCCCTGTTGGATTTCGATCCGGACGCACTGATTGCCGATGCGGATCATGACGTCACAGAGGTGGCCTTCCCTGATCGGTGGCGGCAAGGCAGCATCGACTATGAACTGCGCTATCACTTTGCACCGGGTGCAGCTGACGATGGCGTAACTGTGGCTGTGGCCGTTCCCTTATTGGGCAATATCCGCGATGAGGGCTTTGACTGGCTAGTCCCCGGGTTGCGGGAAGAACTTGTCACCGAGTTGATCCGTACCTTGCCTAAACCGCTTCGGCGCACTGTTGTACCAGCGCCGGAATATGCGCGGCGGGCACTCGACTATCTCAAGCCGTACCATGGGACGATCACCGAACAACTCGGCGACATACTGCGTTCCTTTGGGGCTGCGGGTATCGACGCGCAAGACTTCCAGCCGAACAAACTGCCGCCACATTTGCAGATGAGCTTTGCAGCTATCGATAAGAGCGGCAAGGTAATCGACCGTGACCGGGATCTTTCAGCGTTGAAGTCCCGTAACCAAGGACAGATCTCTTCGTCGCTTGGCAAGGTTGCCAAAACTCACGCGACAAAGGCTGCACCGAACTGGGATGAACGCATTGGTGATGTCGCCGAGGAGGTAACTACCACCGTCGACGGTCAGCACGTCACGGCCTTCCCTGCCTTGACCGTAACGGCCGCTGGTGTCGAAGTGGTTGTCTATCCAACGAAGGCCCAGGCGGATGCTGCCCTGCTCACCGCAAATCTCACGCTTCTTTCCCGGGCAGTAACAATTAGCGACAAACAAATGGTCAAAGGTTTGCCACTGCAGCAGCGTGTCGCTATCGATCGTTATCCGCACGGCGGATTAGCGGGGCTGGTGGAGGACGCCAAAATGGCTGTGATCCGGGACTTGTTGATGCAGCAGGGTGAGCCCGCACGCACACTCGAAGCCTTCGAAGAACTGAAAACTCGCCTCGCACCCGAGGTACCGAAACGTGTCCGCCAGGTCGTAGTGGCACTAGCGCCTGGTATTGCCGCTTATGTCAACATGCAGCAGGAACTCCAGCAATGGCAAGGGCCGGCTATCGATGAAATGATCGAACAGCTAGCGGCAATGCTGCCTCCTCATGCGATTGCACGGTTTGGAGCAACCAAATTAATCCATTTACCGCGCTATATCGAGGCTATGCAGCGCCGGCTAGAACTGATGTCGCAAGATCCTGATCGTGACGCAGACCTGCAAGATCAAGTTCTTGAAGCGCAACAGTATCTAGCGAAGCGACTGGAAAAATTACCTGCGAATCGGGCGAATTCGGCAGCGGCAAAAGAAATCTTCTGGATGATTGAAGAGTTACGAGTTAGTTTGTTTGCACAACAGCTGAAAACACCGAAGCCGGTGAGCGTAAAACGCATCCAAAAAGCAGTCGACAAGCTGCGCTAAACATTCAAGACCTGCAGCTAGACGACGGCAACAACACAGATTACATGCCACATGTTTGCCAAGGGCTAGCTGTAGTCAACGAATGTCGAGCAAGGCAAGCGAATATCGCTTTAATCGTCAAGCCGCCGTTCACTTCGTCGCAGCTGACGGATTTCTGCAAGGAAGTCGTCTGCTGATTCGAAGGATCGATACACCGAGGCGAAACGTAAATAAGCCACTTCGTCGAGCTCACGCAGCGGCTCCAGGATGGCTAAACCGATCTGTTGGGCAGTGATCTGCGAACCTTTTTGGCTAAGGTGCTGTTCCACTTCCTGAGCCAGTTTCTTCAAAGCATCTTCGCCCACTTCGCGGCCTTGGCAGGCCCGCCGCACCCCCCGGATAACCTTTTCCTGCGAGAACGGTTCCTCCATGCCATTGCGCTTTTGCACGAGCAACACAGCTTTTTCCATGGTGGTGAATCGATACCCACAGCCGGTGCACTGTCGACGGCGCCGAATACATGTTCCTCGGTCAACGTTGCGCGAGTCCACAACCTTTGAAGTGTCTTGGCGGCATACGGGGCAAATCATAGTCGACGGCCTTTCACAACTGCGGTGATCAACAGCAATGTCTCCACGAGGAACGTGGACATAGTGGCTTCAATGCTAACGCATCAACGGCAACCGCCAATCTGGCCGCAAATCACCCCAGCAGCTCAGCTACAACAGTGAAAACTGATGACCGAAAATCTGCGCCCTGGTGTGTACCCCTAGCCTGCAGCAACTGCAGCTACATTGATCGGGGCTACTGGCAGCGGCGGTTGTGCATCGATCTCCTCAAAACTCACCGCCCACAACCCTAACGTGAGGCATCCCCCAATGATCGCCCCAGCGATTACCGTCAATTTACTATCCGATACCTGCAGCCGAGGTAGTCGAACAGGTCGTAATTGTGGCCGCGTTTTCGAACTTTCCTCGTCCACATGCTCCTGAAACGTTAACGTTCGAACAGGATGAGGACGCCGCGCAAGATGTGCAGTTTGCGCGCCACCCCAGACCAGCGCTGGCTGTACGGTTGACTGCATTGCCTTAGGTGTATTGACCATCAGTTTCATAACACAAATTCCTCATTTGCTGGCACGAACATAACAAAGTGTATGCCCTATCGGGCACATCATATTCGAACAATTAGAACAACTGTACGATACGCTAACATGATCGATCCGTTGGTCACAAGCAGCCGCATGGTGTTCTATACCCCCAAGTTCGAACCTTCGTGCTACCATGTGGGCAAATACGGCAATTGCTAAACACAGTTTGACGAGCCTTACTTCCACCCGATGGCAACCGTCAGGCCTGCTGGATCCGTCTCACTGTTACGACACAACTTTCCCGTCCTCACTGCCGCAAAGGAACCGCCAGATATGCCCCGTGCAAAATTCGAGCATCAACTCACCGGACGCCAACGGCGCATTTTGGACGTGATCCAGGATGCAACTGTGCTGCGCGGATACCCGCCAAGCATTCGGGAAATCGGCGAAGCAGTTGGACTTACCTCCACCTCATCGGTGTCTTATCAGCTCAAGGAGCTCGAACGAAAGGGCTATCTGCGGCGCGATCCATTTAAGCCACGTGCGGTAGACGTTCGAACCGCCCCGCGCAAGATTGAGCCGACCCCTCGTGCAAGTCACTTGGAAACCGAGACTGATGCTCCGCCAAACCATGAGGGTGTCGCTTTTGTTCCCATGGTTGGCAGTATCGCCGCCGGCAATCCCACACTGGCAGTGGAAGAGACCGAGGCCTACTACCCGATCCCTGAAGAGCTAGTCAGCCCCGGTGAACTCATGATGCTCAAGGTGGTCGGGGAATCAATGCGTGACGCAGGGATTCTTTCCGGCGACTGGGTTGTCATCCGCCGTCAACCAGATTGCGAACATGGCGATTTTGTCGCAGCCCTCATCGACGGTGAAGCAACGGTCAAGGAATTTCGCCGCACGACACTGGGACCGATCTTGCATCCACACAACTTGGCCTTTGACGATATCCGCGCCCGCGACGCTGTCATTCTTGGCGTAGTTGTTACCGTACTGCGAAAGCTCTAACCATCAGCTATTCCAGGCTTAAACGCATCAACCTGGATTAATGCGTAGTAGCGGTGGCGACCGGGAGTAGTGTTCTACCTCGCCGACACTGCAACGCCCCGCTAGTTACCGAACACAGTAGCCAGACCCACCCCAGCGGTTCCTATGCTTCTTACCGCAGAGATTCAAGCAGGCGACTCCGTTGTTTGCGCTTGCACCTGTCAGGCGACGGTGCCCGACCCAACACAGATGATTTCCTGAATTGCCTGAGTATGTGGTTTTCGACCGTGCTTCGCGGGCGAAAACCAACAAAAATGGGCAGATACCCAATGCTGGATCCTGATCTTACGCTCGCCCGCTCAACACTGAGCACCCCCATGTGGGTGATTTTTACTGTCACTCACGGATGGTAAATGTTGCATTAGTTTTGATTGCCACCAAATCCCACATAGGCGCTTTAACCTGCAGATATATCACTGGAAGTAGGTCTGCAGATGTGAGTTTTTCGTTCCAATCGCGCCGAGATTCAGAAATGTTGACAGCAAATCACCTTTGTCTGTGTCCGTTTTTTGGGGTTATTCGTGACAAACTGGACATCAGATATGCGGTAGGAGTCCAGTAGCGGATGCTTCGCCAGTATCCGTCATTGGTTGCTCTACTGCACCACTTGCACACGTCTTTAGTCCGCTTTGCCAAAGGAGCGCCATGTACGCCGAAGAGCGCCGTCGACAAATCGCCTCACTCACAGCTGTCGAGGGGCGTGTCAATGTCACCGACCTGTCGAAGCGGTTCAACGTTACCGCCGAAACTATTCGACGCGACTTGGCAGTGTTGGATCACGAAGGAGCTGTTCACCGGGTGCACGGTGGCGCGGTTGCCAGCCAGAACTTCCAAACCACAGAGCTGACTGTCGACGCGCGTGCAAAAAGTGCGCTGAGCGCGAAAAATGCGATCGCTCGTGCCGCCATGGACTATGTGCCTGATGCCACCGGTGGCATGTTCCTTGATGCTGGTACCACCATTAGTGCCCTCGCCGAACAGATTGCCCAGCATTCTTTGGCTAGGAAATGGACGATTGTCACCAACTGCTTACCAATCGCTATGCAGATGGCTAGTGACGGCGTGGA
The Corynebacterium choanae DNA segment above includes these coding regions:
- the nrdR gene encoding transcriptional regulator NrdR, translated to MICPVCRQDTSKVVDSRNVDRGTCIRRRRQCTGCGYRFTTMEKAVLLVQKRNGMEEPFSQEKVIRGVRRACQGREVGEDALKKLAQEVEQHLSQKGSQITAQQIGLAILEPLRELDEVAYLRFASVYRSFESADDFLAEIRQLRRSERRLDD
- the lexA gene encoding transcriptional repressor LexA gives rise to the protein MPRAKFEHQLTGRQRRILDVIQDATVLRGYPPSIREIGEAVGLTSTSSVSYQLKELERKGYLRRDPFKPRAVDVRTAPRKIEPTPRASHLETETDAPPNHEGVAFVPMVGSIAAGNPTLAVEETEAYYPIPEELVSPGELMMLKVVGESMRDAGILSGDWVVIRRQPDCEHGDFVAALIDGEATVKEFRRTTLGPILHPHNLAFDDIRARDAVILGVVVTVLRKL
- a CDS encoding DeoR/GlpR family DNA-binding transcription regulator yields the protein MYAEERRRQIASLTAVEGRVNVTDLSKRFNVTAETIRRDLAVLDHEGAVHRVHGGAVASQNFQTTELTVDARAKSALSAKNAIARAAMDYVPDATGGMFLDAGTTISALAEQIAQHSLARKWTIVTNCLPIAMQMASDGVEEVQLLGGYVRAITQAVVGDTALRTLALMRADVAFIGTNALTLDHGLSTADSQEAAVKRAMIINSRKVVVLCDASKMGCDYMVSFAGINDIDVVITDAAAPQSFVDALRERGVEVVLAG
- the hrpA gene encoding ATP-dependent RNA helicase HrpA translates to MTAYPQHTGNNEAGHSNSTAHPPANHTAADKNATPQPRSNKARHPQRTHRTNGKKASKQHDDARQTAPTIAELREQLDEMTTANQRRFRARLHKARSPQARRAIANDIARARADYAAKLAAIPPITYPEQLPVTARRDDIAEAINTHQVVIIAGETGSGKTTQIPKICLELGRGRHGMIGHTQPRRLAARTVAERIADELAQPIGTTVGYAIRFDDRVSNTTAIKLMTDGILLTEMTRDRYLNAYDTIIIDEAHERSLNIDFLLGYLKEILPKRPDLKVIITSATIDPERFANHFTDSAGNPAPIIEVSGRTYPVEIRYRPLVHTDADGKEFDIDPIDGLLDALKELMREGSGDILCFFAGEADIRDAQEAIEGAKFTNVEVVPLFGRLSNQDQHKVFRPHSRRRIVLATNIAETSLTVPGIHYVVDTGFARISRYSSRTKVQRLPIEPISQASAQQRSGRCGRVADGVAIRLYSEQDFLARPEFTDPEILRTSLAAVILQMAALRLGDITEFPFIEPPETKQVRDGLLLLHELGALDNQEVSGGPKLTDIGRALARIPVDPRMGRMLYEARTNGVLYEVMIIVAALTIQDVRERPLEFQAQADQAHARFHHATSDFLAYLQLWRYLTSQRAALSGNQFRKTLAREYLHYMRVREWFDLLRQLNSVVEQLGWNVTETLPETVDEDRIHQSLLAGLLSHIGVKQADSKEYAGARNTKFMIFPGSRLAKKPPQAVMAAELVETSRLWARDVGKIQLSWVESLAPHLLRHNYSEPHWSTKRRAAMVYQKSTLYGVTVVTDRLVPYHRVDPHAARSLFIRHALVYGEWSTHHEFFHNNRRKLDEAVELEEKARRRDIVVDEDTLFDFYDAKLPASITTGTLFDHWWKKQRRSNPALLDFDPDALIADADHDVTEVAFPDRWRQGSIDYELRYHFAPGAADDGVTVAVAVPLLGNIRDEGFDWLVPGLREELVTELIRTLPKPLRRTVVPAPEYARRALDYLKPYHGTITEQLGDILRSFGAAGIDAQDFQPNKLPPHLQMSFAAIDKSGKVIDRDRDLSALKSRNQGQISSSLGKVAKTHATKAAPNWDERIGDVAEEVTTTVDGQHVTAFPALTVTAAGVEVVVYPTKAQADAALLTANLTLLSRAVTISDKQMVKGLPLQQRVAIDRYPHGGLAGLVEDAKMAVIRDLLMQQGEPARTLEAFEELKTRLAPEVPKRVRQVVVALAPGIAAYVNMQQELQQWQGPAIDEMIEQLAAMLPPHAIARFGATKLIHLPRYIEAMQRRLELMSQDPDRDADLQDQVLEAQQYLAKRLEKLPANRANSAAAKEIFWMIEELRVSLFAQQLKTPKPVSVKRIQKAVDKLR